Proteins found in one Lutimonas zeaxanthinifaciens genomic segment:
- a CDS encoding glycoside hydrolase family 43 protein: MKRILLLFLISASIQGFSQKASFLNPILPGGYPDPSICRVGDAFYIVNSSFEYFPGLPIHKSKDLINWEIIGYGLHRKEQCNDEVNLVDVQSDGGIHAPTIRYNQGTFYIITTNVYYHQDTKKTDFVNFIITAKDPAGPWSDPHVLEGAPGIDPDIFFDEDGRAWYVGTHSPEKPNFPGEGEIWLQEIDLVNWKLTGERSFLWRGACGGVWAEGPHMYRKDGRYYLMIAEGGTSYNHAMMIAVSDKIRGPYVPNDRNPIMTSRHLSYDNWVHSTGHADLIELEDGRWYMVALGIRGDENRGSNMGRETFLLPVQWEREPFDWKENKYEWPVIAPESGRVKRFNPIVFQGTSQKRNNTFIDFFDKPELGLAWNFRRVPLEEAYSLDAKNGKLTLHTLKETIQERGRASLMGFRQTESDFEYQVKMQFDPAKEGSEAGALIIQKDNNYISFTLIKKNNKIHLQLKLVSTETGTSILKETALDKKFEHITFKITSSDHQYYYAYSLNGRRFESFYSSTADLVLSKKYTGANLGIYASGNGKNTREKAVFDWVTYKGYQKF; encoded by the coding sequence ATGAAACGAATTCTATTATTATTTCTTATCAGTGCATCAATTCAAGGTTTTTCTCAAAAAGCCTCATTCCTCAACCCAATTCTTCCAGGGGGCTACCCCGACCCTTCTATTTGTAGGGTAGGAGATGCCTTTTATATTGTCAATTCGTCTTTTGAATATTTTCCGGGACTTCCGATTCACAAAAGTAAGGATCTGATCAATTGGGAGATCATAGGCTATGGGTTGCACCGAAAAGAACAATGCAATGATGAGGTTAATTTAGTAGACGTGCAGTCGGATGGAGGAATTCACGCCCCGACCATTCGATATAACCAGGGAACGTTTTATATAATTACCACTAATGTCTACTATCATCAGGATACGAAAAAAACGGACTTTGTTAATTTCATAATTACAGCAAAGGATCCTGCGGGCCCGTGGTCTGATCCTCATGTTTTGGAAGGTGCGCCAGGCATTGATCCGGATATATTTTTTGATGAGGACGGAAGAGCCTGGTATGTAGGCACGCACTCTCCTGAAAAACCCAACTTTCCCGGCGAAGGAGAAATCTGGCTTCAGGAAATTGATCTGGTCAACTGGAAACTGACAGGAGAAAGATCATTTTTGTGGAGAGGAGCTTGTGGAGGGGTATGGGCAGAGGGCCCTCATATGTATAGAAAAGACGGCCGTTATTATTTGATGATTGCAGAGGGAGGAACCAGTTATAATCATGCCATGATGATCGCCGTAAGTGACAAGATAAGAGGTCCTTATGTTCCAAATGACAGAAACCCGATTATGACCTCTCGTCATCTTTCTTATGACAATTGGGTGCATAGCACCGGACATGCAGATCTTATAGAATTAGAAGATGGGCGCTGGTACATGGTGGCTCTCGGAATCCGAGGCGATGAAAATAGGGGCTCTAACATGGGTAGAGAAACCTTTTTGCTTCCGGTTCAGTGGGAGCGAGAGCCTTTTGATTGGAAAGAAAATAAGTATGAATGGCCGGTGATTGCTCCTGAATCGGGTAGAGTGAAGCGCTTTAACCCCATAGTATTCCAGGGGACGTCGCAAAAAAGGAACAATACGTTTATAGATTTCTTTGACAAGCCTGAACTCGGCCTGGCATGGAATTTTAGAAGGGTTCCTCTTGAAGAAGCCTATTCACTGGATGCGAAGAATGGTAAATTGACACTTCACACTTTGAAGGAAACAATTCAGGAAAGAGGAAGAGCTTCCTTAATGGGTTTCAGACAAACAGAAAGTGACTTTGAGTATCAGGTAAAGATGCAGTTTGATCCGGCTAAAGAAGGGTCGGAGGCAGGGGCTTTGATCATCCAAAAGGATAATAATTACATCAGTTTTACGCTGATCAAAAAGAACAATAAGATTCATCTTCAATTAAAACTTGTATCAACTGAAACGGGAACTTCGATCCTAAAAGAGACGGCACTGGATAAAAAATTCGAGCATATAACCTTTAAAATTACTTCCTCAGATCATCAATACTATTATGCATATAGTTTGAACGGGAGAAGATTTGAATCCTTTTACAGCTCAACGGCCGATCTGGTTTTAAGCAAAAAATATACAGGTGCCAATTTGGGGATCTATGCAAGTGGTAACGGAAAGAATACCAGGGAAAAAGCTGTTTTTGACTGGGTTACGTACAAAGGATATCAAAAATTTTAA
- a CDS encoding DUF6265 family protein, which produces MKKTALIIVVLFISSFTGFHQTTTIENQSESFTWLLGSWQRVNDSPGKQTFEHWEKSSKQLYKGMGCTLKDGDTIWKETIKIAKVGKDWHFEVLGQKDAFPTVFKITEIANSGFTCENAENEFPKKIEYKLVESGLKARISGGGEKVDFDFRRIH; this is translated from the coding sequence ATGAAAAAAACAGCACTAATTATTGTCGTTCTGTTCATAAGTTCCTTTACTGGTTTCCATCAAACCACAACAATTGAAAATCAATCAGAAAGTTTCACCTGGTTATTGGGATCCTGGCAAAGAGTCAATGACTCTCCGGGAAAACAGACTTTTGAACATTGGGAAAAGTCATCCAAGCAATTATATAAGGGAATGGGCTGCACCCTGAAAGACGGTGACACCATTTGGAAAGAAACGATTAAAATAGCAAAAGTAGGCAAGGACTGGCATTTTGAAGTTCTTGGACAAAAAGATGCTTTCCCAACGGTTTTTAAAATTACTGAAATAGCAAATTCAGGTTTTACCTGTGAAAATGCAGAGAATGAGTTTCCGAAAAAAATTGAATACAAGCTGGTGGAATCAGGTTTGAAAGCCAGAATATCAGGTGGAGGAGAAAAGGTTGATTTTGATTTTAGAAGAATTCATTAA